The following are from one region of the Glycine max chloroplast, complete genome genome:
- the rpl23 gene encoding ribosomal protein L23, whose translation MNGIKYAVFTDKSIRLLGKNQYTFNVESGSTRTEIKHWVELFFDVKVIAMNSHRLPVKGRRVRPIMGHTMHYRRMIITLQPGYSIPPLRKKKT comes from the coding sequence ATGAATGGAATAAAATATGCAGTATTTACAGACAAAAGTATTCGGTTATTGGGGAAAAATCAATATACTTTTAATGTCGAATCGGGATCAACTAGGACAGAAATCAAGCATTGGGTCGAACTCTTCTTTGATGTCAAAGTAATAGCTATGAATAGTCATCGACTCCCGGTAAAGGGTAGAAGAGTACGACCTATTATGGGACATACAATGCATTACAGACGTATGATTATTACGCTTCAACCGGGTTATTCTATTCCACCTCTTAGAAAGAAAAAAACTTAA